One genomic region from Streptomyces sp. NBC_01304 encodes:
- a CDS encoding pyridoxine/pyridoxamine 5'-phosphate oxidase: MSHEHFTELLRSRRVWDIELPAFDPATAPAEPVELFHAWFAEAVAAGQPEPHTMGLATADGSGRPDVRTVMLHDADAHGWHFASHATSRKGRQLAARPEAALHFYWPAQGRQIRIRGRVRTAPPAEAQADLHARSTGALAAALVGRQSEVLGSQGELATSSAAAWERAQAEPDAESPTWTLYVLEPDEVEYFQGDAQRRHVRVRYRREAPDSDWTRELLWP; this comes from the coding sequence ATGAGCCACGAACACTTCACCGAGCTGCTGAGGTCCCGGCGGGTCTGGGACATCGAGCTGCCCGCGTTCGACCCGGCGACCGCGCCCGCTGAACCCGTGGAGCTGTTCCACGCGTGGTTCGCCGAGGCGGTCGCCGCCGGACAGCCCGAGCCGCACACCATGGGCCTGGCCACCGCGGACGGGTCCGGCCGGCCCGACGTACGCACGGTGATGCTGCACGACGCGGACGCGCACGGCTGGCACTTCGCCTCGCACGCGACCAGCCGCAAGGGCCGCCAGCTCGCGGCCCGCCCCGAGGCCGCGCTGCACTTCTACTGGCCGGCGCAGGGCCGCCAGATCCGCATCCGGGGCCGGGTGCGGACCGCACCGCCCGCCGAGGCCCAGGCGGACCTGCACGCCCGCTCGACGGGCGCCCTCGCGGCCGCGCTGGTCGGGCGGCAGAGCGAAGTGCTCGGATCACAGGGGGAGTTGGCGACCTCGTCCGCCGCCGCGTGGGAGCGGGCGCAGGCGGAGCCGGACGCGGAATCGCCGACGTGGACCCTGTACGTGCTGGAGCCGGACGAGGTCGAGTACTTCCAGGGGGACGCACAGCGTCGGCACGTGCGGGTCCGGTACCGGCGGGAGGCCCCGGACAGTGACTGGACCCGGGAACTGCTCTGGCCCTAG
- a CDS encoding pyridoxamine 5'-phosphate oxidase family protein, giving the protein MALTVAEREAFLAEPHIAALAVDAGEGRAPLTVPIWYQYAPGGDLQVMTAIDSRKGQLITAAGRFSLMVDRIEPTIRYVSVEGPVVETRKATIEELRELSARYLPAEKVDGYVEFAWKEHGDHTIFVLRPERWLSTDLGSV; this is encoded by the coding sequence GTGGCCCTGACCGTTGCAGAGCGCGAAGCGTTCCTCGCCGAGCCCCACATCGCCGCCCTCGCGGTGGACGCGGGCGAGGGGCGGGCCCCACTCACCGTCCCCATCTGGTACCAGTACGCACCCGGCGGCGACCTCCAGGTCATGACCGCCATCGACTCCCGCAAGGGACAGCTGATCACCGCCGCGGGCCGCTTCTCGCTCATGGTGGACCGCATCGAACCGACCATTCGTTACGTGTCCGTGGAGGGCCCCGTCGTCGAGACGCGGAAGGCCACCATCGAGGAGCTCCGAGAGCTCTCGGCACGGTATCTGCCGGCCGAAAAGGTGGACGGGTACGTCGAGTTCGCCTGGAAGGAGCACGGCGATCACACGATCTTCGTGCTGCGCCCGGAACGCTGGCTGTCCACCGACCTCGGATCGGTCTGA
- a CDS encoding thiolase C-terminal domain-containing protein yields the protein MSASTAHPRRKVAVAGIALSDCGRVDDATPYALHAQAARRALADSGLDKSVIDGFASAGLGILAPVEVAEYLGLKPTWVDSTSVGGSTWEVMAAHAADAIAAGHANAVLLVYGSTARADIKAKRRTSNLSFGARGPLQFEVPYGHSLIAKYAMAARRHMHEYGTTLEQLAEVAVQARANAALNPDAMFRDPITVDEVLSGPMIADPFTKLHCCIRSDGGAAVLLVAEEYVADCAKDPVWVLGAGEHVSHTTMSEWDDFTVSPAAVSGRLAFERAGVRPQDIDIAEIYDAFTYMTLVTLEDLGFCAKGEGGAFVEKGRLTLTGDLPVNTDGGGLSAQHPGMRGLFLMVEAVRQLRGEAGPNQVRKAGGRLPELAVASGTGGWFCSSGTVVLGRD from the coding sequence ATGTCAGCCTCAACCGCCCACCCCCGTCGCAAGGTCGCGGTCGCCGGTATAGCCCTCTCCGACTGCGGCCGGGTCGACGACGCCACCCCCTACGCCCTGCACGCCCAGGCCGCCCGCCGCGCGCTCGCCGACTCGGGGCTCGACAAGAGCGTCATCGACGGCTTCGCCTCGGCCGGGCTCGGCATCCTCGCGCCGGTCGAGGTCGCCGAGTACCTGGGCCTCAAACCGACCTGGGTCGACTCGACCTCGGTGGGCGGCTCCACCTGGGAGGTGATGGCCGCGCACGCCGCGGACGCGATCGCCGCGGGGCACGCCAACGCCGTCCTCCTGGTGTACGGCTCCACCGCACGGGCCGACATCAAAGCGAAGCGGCGTACGTCCAATCTGTCGTTCGGCGCCCGCGGACCGCTGCAGTTCGAGGTGCCGTACGGTCACTCGCTCATCGCCAAGTACGCGATGGCCGCCCGCCGTCACATGCACGAATACGGCACCACGCTGGAGCAGTTGGCCGAGGTCGCCGTGCAGGCGCGGGCCAATGCGGCGCTCAATCCGGACGCGATGTTCCGCGACCCGATCACGGTCGACGAGGTGCTGAGCGGCCCGATGATCGCGGACCCGTTCACCAAGCTGCACTGCTGCATCCGCAGCGACGGGGGCGCGGCCGTGCTCCTGGTCGCCGAGGAGTACGTCGCCGACTGCGCCAAGGATCCGGTGTGGGTGCTCGGCGCCGGGGAGCACGTCTCGCACACCACGATGTCGGAGTGGGACGACTTCACGGTCTCCCCCGCGGCGGTCAGCGGGCGGCTCGCCTTCGAGCGGGCCGGGGTGCGTCCGCAGGACATCGACATCGCGGAGATCTACGACGCCTTCACGTACATGACCCTGGTGACCCTTGAGGACCTGGGCTTCTGCGCGAAGGGCGAGGGCGGCGCCTTCGTCGAGAAGGGCCGTCTCACGTTGACCGGGGACCTGCCCGTGAACACGGACGGCGGCGGCCTCTCGGCCCAACACCCGGGCATGCGCGGCCTGTTCCTCATGGTCGAGGCGGTACGGCAGCTGCGCGGCGAGGCCGGCCCGAACCAGGTGCGCAAGGCGGGCGGACGACTGCCGGAGCTCGCGGTGGCCTCGGGGACGGGCGGGTGGTTCTGCTCTTCGGGAACGGTCGTGCTCGGGCGGGACTGA
- a CDS encoding acyl-CoA dehydrogenase family protein — translation MDAAFTAEQDEIRRTLRELVAKRCGPDEVKAAVRTAAGHDPQLWQTLSQQLGLPGLALPEEYGGVGCSVTELALACEETGRALVPSPLLATAALAAPLIARLGTDGQRRELLPQLASGALTATLAVPGASLATALGLAGDNAGDWAGGGRAGGVQAKVDEDGWRLYGQAEQVLDGHSAGLLVVAAHTGGFARSRTLLFLVRADAAGVATARQTSLDETRPQARIELRDAAAELLGPDDAAEVANALAATGDTLAAVLAAEAVGAADRALERTVEYAKEREQFGRPIGSFQAVKHRLADVYVAVQAARSAAYYAAWAAGSGPSGAGAGAGAGAGAGERVGGLALAQALEALRTASSEAVQLHGGIGFTWEHEAHLYFKRAAGDELLFGPVHRLRAHAADRAGLFVPAAAEPVSVPVSDPASDPASASASASAEVAV, via the coding sequence ATGGACGCCGCCTTCACCGCGGAGCAGGACGAGATCCGGCGCACCCTGCGCGAACTCGTAGCCAAGCGTTGTGGCCCGGACGAGGTCAAGGCCGCGGTCCGAACCGCCGCGGGCCACGACCCACAGCTGTGGCAGACCCTCTCCCAGCAGCTGGGCCTGCCGGGGCTCGCGCTGCCCGAGGAGTACGGCGGGGTCGGCTGCTCCGTCACCGAACTCGCCCTCGCCTGCGAGGAGACGGGCCGCGCCCTGGTGCCCAGCCCGCTGCTCGCGACCGCCGCGCTCGCGGCCCCGCTGATCGCCCGCCTGGGCACGGACGGGCAGCGCCGCGAGCTGCTGCCGCAGCTGGCCTCGGGGGCGCTCACCGCGACCCTCGCGGTGCCGGGCGCCTCGCTGGCCACGGCGCTCGGGCTTGCCGGTGACAACGCCGGGGACTGGGCGGGCGGGGGCCGCGCGGGCGGCGTACAGGCGAAGGTGGATGAGGACGGCTGGCGGCTGTACGGGCAGGCCGAGCAGGTCCTCGACGGGCACAGTGCGGGGCTGCTCGTGGTGGCCGCGCACACCGGGGGCTTCGCCCGCTCCCGCACACTCCTCTTCCTCGTACGCGCCGACGCGGCCGGAGTCGCCACGGCGCGGCAGACCTCGCTGGACGAGACGCGACCGCAGGCCCGCATCGAACTGCGGGACGCGGCCGCCGAGTTGCTGGGGCCGGATGATGCCGCCGAGGTCGCGAACGCCCTCGCGGCGACGGGCGACACCCTCGCCGCGGTGCTCGCCGCGGAGGCGGTGGGCGCGGCGGACCGGGCCCTGGAGCGGACCGTCGAATACGCCAAGGAGCGGGAGCAGTTCGGCCGGCCGATCGGGTCGTTCCAGGCGGTGAAGCACCGGCTCGCGGACGTGTACGTGGCCGTGCAGGCGGCTCGGTCCGCGGCGTACTACGCGGCGTGGGCGGCGGGGTCGGGTCCGTCTGGTGCCGGTGCCGGTGCCGGTGCCGGTGCTGGTGCCGGTGAGCGGGTGGGCGGGCTTGCCCTCGCGCAGGCCCTGGAGGCGCTGCGTACCGCGTCGTCCGAGGCCGTGCAGCTGCACGGCGGGATCGGCTTCACCTGGGAGCACGAGGCCCATCTGTACTTCAAGCGGGCGGCGGGGGACGAGCTGCTGTTCGGGCCCGTGCATCGGCTGCGGGCGCATGCGGCGGATCGGGCGGGGTTGTTCGTTCCGGCTGCCGCCGAGCCGGTCTCGGTCCCGGTCTCCGATCCCGCTTCCGATCCCGCGTCCGCTTCCGCTTCCGCTTCCGCGGAGGTGGCGGTCTGA
- a CDS encoding nitroreductase family deazaflavin-dependent oxidoreductase, with amino-acid sequence MPVGVRMMQKVSSTKTFAKIAPHFIPAMDRAVHRLTRGKVMLSAQMLPGVILTVRGAKSGVPRRTPLACMPEPDSRTWILIGSNFGRPGHPVWTVNLKANPDAEVSWKGSDIPVTARLLAGEERAAAWEAVLKFWPPYATYQARIDREIRLFRLERREGSPTPPLP; translated from the coding sequence ATGCCGGTCGGGGTGCGCATGATGCAGAAGGTCTCCTCGACGAAGACCTTCGCGAAGATCGCGCCGCACTTCATTCCCGCGATGGACCGGGCGGTGCATCGGCTCACGCGGGGCAAGGTGATGCTGAGTGCGCAGATGCTGCCGGGGGTCATCCTCACTGTCCGTGGGGCCAAGAGCGGGGTGCCTCGCCGCACCCCGTTGGCGTGCATGCCGGAGCCGGATTCCAGGACCTGGATCCTGATCGGGTCCAACTTCGGGCGGCCCGGGCATCCGGTGTGGACGGTGAATCTGAAGGCGAATCCGGATGCGGAGGTGTCCTGGAAGGGGTCCGACATTCCGGTCACGGCTCGACTCCTGGCGGGGGAGGAGCGGGCTGCGGCGTGGGAGGCGGTCCTCAAGTTCTGGCCGCCGTACGCGACTTACCAGGCGCGGATCGATCGGGAGATCCGGTTGTTCCGCCTGGAGCGCAGAGAGGGATCCCCCACCCCGCCCCTTCCCTAA
- a CDS encoding TetR family transcriptional regulator, translating into MTGQVRTVDGRVAGRRGQATRMKLLDCLSEMLSSSPYRDVKVIDVARKAGTSPATFYQYFPDVEGAVLEIAEQMATEGAGLTDVLAERSWVGKAGWQTSQELVDGFLDFWRKNEAILRVVDLGAAEGDKRFYKIRMKILNSVTNSLTDTVKDLQAKGKVDKDVNAAAMAGSLVAMLAAVASHQKGFQTWGVKQAELKPNLALLVHLGITGKKPTK; encoded by the coding sequence ATGACAGGACAAGTACGTACCGTCGATGGCCGCGTGGCCGGACGCCGCGGCCAGGCGACGCGAATGAAGCTGCTCGACTGCCTCAGCGAGATGCTCAGTTCGTCGCCCTACCGCGATGTGAAGGTCATCGACGTGGCCCGGAAGGCCGGGACCTCGCCCGCGACCTTCTATCAGTACTTCCCGGATGTGGAGGGCGCGGTCCTCGAGATCGCCGAGCAAATGGCCACGGAGGGCGCCGGGTTGACCGATGTGCTCGCCGAGCGTTCCTGGGTGGGCAAGGCGGGGTGGCAGACCTCGCAGGAACTCGTGGACGGTTTCCTCGACTTCTGGCGCAAGAACGAGGCGATCCTCCGGGTGGTCGACCTCGGGGCGGCGGAGGGGGACAAGCGGTTCTACAAGATCCGCATGAAGATCCTGAACTCCGTCACCAACTCCCTTACGGACACGGTCAAGGACCTACAGGCGAAGGGGAAGGTCGACAAGGACGTCAACGCCGCGGCGATGGCGGGATCCCTGGTGGCCATGCTGGCCGCGGTGGCCTCGCACCAGAAGGGCTTCCAGACCTGGGGGGTCAAGCAGGCCGAACTCAAGCCCAACTTGGCGTTGTTGGTGCATTTGGGCATTACGGGGAAGAAGCCGACGAAGTAA
- a CDS encoding VOC family protein gives MDGSMDEMGEVAFAEGVPCWIDALLPDVEAGKRFYGELFGWTFREGAGPEYEAFRDGELVAALAPKQDGRMPTVWNVYFATPDAYALARRIKKAGGQLVIEPMPIGAFGTMAQAADPEGAVFGLWQAGSLAGFEKKGEPGSFCWTEVYSRDKALVDPFYEGVFGFGGADLGDPVQDAGGDAEGLDFRTWSPAGAEAGPDTAIGGRSLVSGTFPAEMPAHFLIYFNVTDCDATAATAKRLGGRVQAEPFDIPYESKVAARSASMRGGGRVTGGRMAVLIDNQGAVFAVLQD, from the coding sequence ATGGACGGGTCCATGGATGAGATGGGCGAGGTCGCATTCGCCGAAGGCGTCCCCTGCTGGATCGATGCGCTGCTCCCCGACGTCGAGGCGGGCAAGCGCTTCTACGGAGAGCTCTTCGGCTGGACCTTCCGCGAGGGTGCCGGGCCGGAGTACGAGGCCTTCCGCGACGGTGAGCTGGTCGCCGCGCTGGCCCCCAAGCAGGACGGGCGGATGCCCACGGTCTGGAACGTGTACTTCGCCACCCCCGACGCCTACGCCCTCGCCCGCCGGATCAAGAAGGCGGGCGGGCAGCTGGTCATCGAGCCCATGCCGATCGGCGCCTTCGGCACGATGGCCCAGGCAGCCGACCCCGAGGGCGCCGTCTTCGGGCTCTGGCAGGCCGGCTCGCTGGCCGGCTTCGAGAAGAAGGGCGAGCCCGGCTCCTTCTGCTGGACCGAGGTCTACTCGCGGGACAAGGCCCTGGTCGACCCCTTCTACGAGGGCGTCTTCGGGTTCGGCGGCGCGGACCTGGGCGACCCGGTGCAAGACGCTGGGGGAGACGCGGAGGGGCTCGACTTCCGCACGTGGTCGCCGGCGGGCGCGGAGGCCGGGCCGGACACCGCGATCGGCGGGCGGTCGCTGGTCTCCGGGACCTTCCCCGCCGAGATGCCGGCCCATTTCCTCATCTACTTCAACGTCACGGACTGTGACGCCACCGCGGCCACGGCGAAGCGGCTCGGCGGGCGCGTACAGGCGGAGCCCTTCGACATTCCGTATGAATCAAAAGTGGCGGCGCGCAGCGCCTCGATGAGGGGCGGTGGTCGGGTGACGGGCGGGCGGATGGCCGTTCTCATCGACAACCAGGGAGCGGTCTTCGCCGTCCTGCAGGACTGA
- a CDS encoding outer membrane protein assembly factor BamB family protein codes for MVEQLTQHDPRRIGPFEVLGRLGAGGMGLVYLARSASGRRVAIKTVRTELAEDQLFRVRFTREVEAARAVSGFYTAAVVDADPRAAVPWLATAYVPAPSLEEIINECGPLPAQAVRWLAAGIAEALQSIHGAGLVHRDLKPSNVLVVEDGPRVIDFGIASGVSNTRLTMTNVAVGTPAYMSPEQAKDSRSVTGASDVFSLGSTLVYAATGHAPFHGANPVETVFMLLREGPDLEGLPDELRPLIEMCMHMEAAMRPSPADLQSQLAPHLFSGSDDSGTASAWLPERATALIEGRRGGRPAIKPSGSGRGSAGGRGGPPPQALPPQLPPQPASDHASRVSPGPALGNDDWDAAWRRGGPVTAPAPPASPPGSSPVHLPGSAVPIGPGPRVADARAAAEKAAVPDGGLAASYSRGRPGPAAAVNGAAPSVPAPAQPPPSPSADAPWRPWRFRMSNDVWGTPHVAGEQVYVTSFEVHALDVATGRRQFKTRDVAWSMAVADGRIHASDGPTLYALDAKDGSDLWRLNTDAWVYSLKADRGTIVTGTRGGGVQGWEAANGEKLWEVTGAQTDFETPEAGPVIQDGTVYVWQDARLRALEARTGVERWSYPIGDAASCGGVPVRLSQADDGYVYVAAGTRVLAIDVAGGHVRWHFEAPAVFLSPPTFAPGAAVTGGGVYLADYLGTVYALDATDGRDRWRIATESRASIEPVLVTGGHVHVGSGNGLYTLDAVTGTPKWRFQAGGEVIGSPVAAEGRIHFGSADHCLYTLDADGGQLRWKLATGGEITGSPVAQAGVVYACSKDRCVYALDAVKGTGTAR; via the coding sequence GTGGTGGAGCAGCTGACGCAGCACGATCCGAGGCGGATCGGGCCGTTCGAGGTGCTTGGACGACTTGGTGCCGGCGGTATGGGCCTGGTCTATCTCGCGCGCTCGGCCTCGGGCCGACGCGTGGCGATCAAGACGGTCAGGACCGAGCTCGCCGAGGACCAGCTGTTCCGCGTCCGCTTCACCCGCGAGGTGGAGGCCGCCCGCGCGGTCTCCGGCTTCTACACGGCCGCCGTCGTGGACGCCGACCCGCGCGCCGCCGTGCCGTGGCTGGCCACCGCCTATGTGCCCGCACCCTCGCTCGAGGAAATAATCAACGAGTGCGGGCCGCTCCCGGCCCAGGCGGTGCGCTGGCTCGCCGCCGGTATCGCCGAGGCCCTGCAGTCGATCCACGGCGCGGGTCTCGTACACCGGGACCTGAAGCCGTCGAACGTGCTGGTGGTCGAGGACGGCCCCCGGGTCATCGACTTCGGCATCGCCTCCGGTGTCTCCAATACGCGGCTGACGATGACGAACGTCGCCGTCGGTACGCCCGCCTACATGTCCCCCGAGCAGGCCAAGGACTCCCGCAGCGTCACCGGCGCCAGCGATGTCTTCTCGCTCGGCTCCACCCTCGTCTACGCGGCGACCGGGCACGCCCCGTTCCACGGCGCCAACCCCGTCGAGACGGTCTTCATGCTGCTGCGCGAGGGTCCGGACCTGGAGGGCCTGCCGGACGAGCTGCGGCCGCTCATCGAGATGTGCATGCACATGGAAGCGGCGATGCGGCCCAGCCCCGCCGACCTCCAGTCGCAGCTCGCCCCCCACCTCTTCTCCGGCTCCGACGACAGCGGCACCGCCTCGGCCTGGCTGCCCGAGCGGGCCACCGCCCTGATCGAGGGCCGGCGCGGCGGCCGGCCGGCGATCAAGCCCAGCGGTTCCGGGCGGGGCAGCGCCGGAGGCCGGGGCGGGCCGCCCCCGCAGGCACTCCCGCCGCAGCTGCCGCCCCAGCCAGCCTCCGATCACGCGTCACGGGTCTCGCCCGGCCCCGCCCTCGGCAACGACGACTGGGACGCGGCCTGGCGCCGCGGCGGCCCGGTCACCGCTCCGGCCCCGCCTGCCTCGCCGCCCGGCTCCAGCCCCGTGCACCTGCCGGGCTCCGCCGTCCCGATCGGCCCAGGCCCGCGCGTCGCGGACGCCCGTGCGGCGGCGGAGAAGGCGGCCGTGCCCGACGGCGGGCTCGCGGCGTCCTACTCCCGCGGCCGACCGGGGCCAGCTGCCGCGGTGAACGGCGCGGCGCCCTCCGTACCGGCACCGGCCCAGCCGCCACCGTCCCCGTCGGCGGACGCGCCCTGGCGGCCCTGGCGGTTCCGCATGTCCAACGACGTCTGGGGCACCCCGCACGTCGCCGGCGAGCAGGTCTACGTCACGTCCTTCGAGGTGCACGCCCTCGATGTGGCCACCGGGCGCCGCCAGTTCAAGACGCGGGACGTCGCCTGGTCGATGGCGGTCGCCGACGGCCGCATCCACGCCTCCGACGGGCCCACGCTGTACGCCCTCGACGCCAAGGACGGCTCCGACCTGTGGCGCCTGAACACGGACGCCTGGGTGTACTCGCTCAAGGCGGACCGCGGCACGATCGTCACGGGCACCCGCGGCGGCGGCGTACAGGGCTGGGAAGCGGCCAACGGCGAGAAGCTGTGGGAAGTCACCGGCGCCCAGACCGACTTCGAGACCCCCGAGGCCGGCCCCGTCATCCAGGACGGCACGGTCTACGTCTGGCAGGACGCGCGGCTCCGAGCCCTTGAGGCGCGTACGGGCGTCGAGCGCTGGTCGTACCCGATCGGCGACGCGGCGTCCTGCGGGGGAGTGCCGGTGCGGCTGTCCCAGGCCGATGACGGATACGTCTATGTCGCCGCCGGGACAAGGGTGTTGGCGATCGATGTCGCGGGCGGGCATGTGCGCTGGCACTTCGAGGCCCCCGCGGTCTTCCTCTCCCCGCCGACCTTCGCGCCGGGTGCGGCGGTGACGGGTGGCGGGGTCTATCTCGCCGACTACCTCGGCACGGTGTACGCCCTCGACGCGACGGACGGGCGTGACCGCTGGCGCATCGCGACGGAGTCGCGCGCCTCGATCGAGCCCGTCCTTGTCACGGGTGGCCATGTCCACGTGGGCAGCGGCAATGGTCTCTACACGCTGGACGCGGTCACCGGTACGCCGAAGTGGCGGTTCCAGGCGGGTGGCGAGGTGATCGGGTCGCCGGTCGCGGCCGAGGGCCGGATCCACTTCGGGTCGGCGGACCACTGCCTGTACACGCTGGACGCGGACGGGGGTCAGCTCCGCTGGAAGCTGGCCACGGGTGGCGAGATCACCGGCTCACCGGTGGCGCAGGCGGGTGTGGTGTACGCCTGCAGCAAGGACCGGTGCGTGTATGCGCTGGACGCGGTGAAGGGGACGGGTACGGCTCGCTAG